In a single window of the Gammaproteobacteria bacterium genome:
- a CDS encoding DUF3800 domain-containing protein: MFFHIDETGNSGNNLFDQNQPVLSYGVISSSLNVDVLGLEQHRRILHALGTESLHANEVGCRGLAQIASNLNELQRRFDFRFDYYFIHKPSFAVVTLFNAVFDAGINEAMKWDWYWTPLRFLLLAALDYVLDEALLRESWRLCLIGHAHKEREAGNISAMLAEILKRVDSSDIDKRMKEVISDALRFGIARPAEMDFGIFDQTALAPNSIGFQFVVGAIAHRQKKADRKALGITVDRQSQFNPAQQRTFHFHSKIAAYFKGKEGERDRYLRHPFFEGAREGAMSMMTHFPERQLHVSESGKSIGLQLADTYLWLTSRVINGKEVPDELSPILQAIFSKGQLDGISLQAMMRRWTEFEKKLPPFTALTPQQHSLAAEMVDAYRQKVKSLKL, encoded by the coding sequence GTGTTCTTTCACATCGACGAAACCGGCAACTCCGGCAACAATCTTTTCGACCAAAACCAGCCGGTCCTCAGCTACGGCGTTATTTCCAGCTCGTTGAACGTAGATGTGCTGGGCCTGGAGCAACACAGGCGGATTCTGCACGCTCTTGGCACCGAGTCGTTGCATGCGAACGAAGTTGGCTGCCGGGGATTAGCGCAGATTGCAAGCAATCTAAACGAGCTACAACGCAGATTTGACTTCCGATTCGACTATTACTTCATCCATAAACCGTCCTTTGCGGTAGTCACGCTCTTCAATGCTGTATTTGATGCAGGCATCAATGAGGCAATGAAATGGGATTGGTATTGGACGCCGCTACGGTTCCTGCTGCTTGCCGCCCTTGACTACGTGTTGGACGAGGCACTCCTTCGAGAATCCTGGCGTTTGTGCCTGATAGGTCACGCACACAAAGAACGAGAGGCGGGTAACATTTCAGCGATGCTGGCGGAAATTCTAAAACGTGTGGACAGCAGCGACATCGACAAACGCATGAAGGAGGTGATATCGGACGCTCTGCGATTCGGAATCGCGCGTCCCGCGGAAATGGATTTTGGGATCTTCGACCAGACGGCGTTGGCACCCAACTCGATCGGATTTCAATTCGTGGTTGGTGCCATTGCGCATCGCCAGAAGAAGGCTGATCGTAAGGCCCTAGGGATCACCGTAGATAGGCAGTCACAGTTCAATCCGGCTCAACAGCGAACATTCCATTTTCACTCGAAAATCGCTGCATACTTCAAGGGTAAGGAAGGGGAGCGTGACCGATACTTGCGCCATCCATTCTTCGAGGGTGCCCGCGAGGGAGCGATGAGTATGATGACGCACTTTCCTGAGAGGCAATTGCACGTGTCCGAGAGCGGAAAGAGTATCGGCCTGCAGTTAGCGGACACATATCTTTGGCTTACCAGCCGCGTGATAAATGGAAAGGAAGTTCCGGATGAGCTGTCTCCCATACTCCAGGCGATATTCAGTAAGGGACAGCTCGATGGAATCTCGCTGCAAGCGATGATGAGAAGATGGACAGAGTTCGAGAAGAAGCTCCCGCCGTTCACTGCGCTTACGCCACAACAGCACTCTTTGGCCGCTGAAATGGTTGACGCGTACCGCCAGAAAGTGAAGTCGCTCAAGCTTTGA